In a single window of the Methylophaga frappieri genome:
- a CDS encoding formylmethanofuran dehydrogenase subunit B: MTDTDAGKHWQEIASPFCGIASDDLTVRVQDLSVTVEENADAVTRPGFETPLAEMKPMLHGQETTLEKAVSYIAKQLRAANQPVIGGLGTDLNGARAALSLADRSGAVVDSQFSTAAFRNILVLQDTGYMTTTLTEVRNRADVIVVVGGDIETAFPRFYERIVWPEESMFDVDINQRRIIYLGKAPSGEASTSPSGQKAQVMTCDDHDLPEVLSVLRALINNRPVQATSVGGISVSDLQQLTDELKQASYSVFTWSGSLLNFDHAETSIQTLCEAIKELNKETRSSGLPLGGKEGDTTVNAVASWQTGYPMRTSFQRGYPEYDPFLFDTQRMVINNEVDFFMWINAFNTEGLPPSTVLPDVVIGRSGMQFNKMPEVFIPVGVPGIDHEGRIFRCDSVVSMPLRKLRQSDLPSVSEVLKAVEQAMQE, from the coding sequence ATGACTGATACGGACGCAGGAAAACACTGGCAGGAGATTGCCAGTCCTTTTTGCGGGATCGCCTCAGATGATCTGACGGTTCGGGTACAGGATCTGTCGGTCACGGTAGAAGAAAATGCCGATGCCGTCACCAGGCCTGGTTTTGAGACGCCGTTGGCGGAGATGAAACCAATGCTTCATGGTCAGGAAACGACGCTGGAAAAAGCGGTTTCCTACATTGCCAAACAGTTGCGAGCAGCAAATCAACCCGTTATCGGCGGTTTGGGGACGGATTTGAATGGTGCTCGCGCGGCTTTATCTCTTGCAGACAGAAGTGGTGCGGTGGTTGATAGTCAGTTCTCTACCGCGGCATTTCGAAATATTCTGGTATTGCAAGATACAGGTTACATGACCACGACGCTGACAGAAGTTCGAAATCGGGCAGATGTGATTGTGGTGGTGGGTGGCGATATTGAAACAGCCTTTCCGCGATTTTATGAGCGTATTGTTTGGCCAGAAGAGTCGATGTTTGATGTGGATATCAATCAACGTCGGATTATCTATCTCGGTAAAGCGCCTTCTGGTGAGGCATCAACTTCGCCGTCAGGACAAAAAGCGCAGGTCATGACCTGTGATGATCATGATTTGCCAGAGGTGTTGTCGGTTTTACGGGCATTAATTAATAACCGACCAGTACAGGCAACGTCGGTTGGGGGAATTTCTGTCAGTGACTTGCAGCAGCTAACCGATGAGCTCAAACAAGCCAGTTACTCTGTCTTTACGTGGTCTGGCAGTTTGTTGAACTTTGATCATGCTGAAACCAGTATTCAGACGCTATGTGAGGCAATCAAAGAGTTAAATAAAGAGACGCGAAGTAGTGGCCTGCCATTAGGTGGCAAGGAAGGCGATACCACGGTTAATGCGGTTGCGTCATGGCAAACCGGTTATCCAATGCGGACGTCATTTCAGCGTGGTTATCCTGAGTATGATCCATTTTTGTTTGATACCCAGCGGATGGTGATTAATAACGAAGTCGATTTTTTTATGTGGATCAACGCTTTTAATACTGAAGGCTTGCCACCGTCGACCGTATTACCAGATGTCGTTATCGGTCGCAGCGGTATGCAATTTAACAAGATGCCTGAGGTCTTTATTCCGGTGGGCGTGCCCGGTATCGATCATGAAGGACGTATTTTTCGTTGTGATAGTGTGGTGTCGATGCCACTGAGAAAATTACGCCAGAGTGATCTACCTAGTGTTTCTGAGGTTCTCAAAGCTGTCGAACAGGCAATGCAGGAGTAA
- a CDS encoding SPOR domain-containing protein yields MAAKRNSRHQQRGSVPWGPMLLSFTVGAFVMFLLHIKDNAPTETVASENQAETNSSGGIEPTFDFYTLLPESEEVVTRPQQPQQAIVTMPPQSEASVTETAVEAESSSQPVPASESYMIQVGSFKKLSDADGFKAKLAFLGIESRVQTVTIDDKDTWHRVQVGPINGRDRADEVQKQLRNNNIDSLLLRARHG; encoded by the coding sequence TTGGCAGCTAAAAGAAATTCTCGACACCAACAACGCGGTAGTGTGCCCTGGGGACCAATGCTTCTCAGTTTTACGGTGGGTGCCTTTGTCATGTTTTTACTGCATATCAAAGATAATGCGCCGACAGAGACAGTTGCTTCGGAAAATCAGGCTGAAACAAATTCGTCGGGTGGGATCGAGCCGACATTTGATTTTTATACCTTGTTACCAGAATCCGAAGAGGTTGTGACCCGACCTCAGCAACCTCAGCAGGCTATTGTGACCATGCCACCACAGTCTGAAGCATCGGTAACGGAAACGGCTGTCGAGGCAGAATCATCTTCCCAACCTGTGCCGGCCTCTGAAAGTTATATGATTCAAGTTGGCTCTTTTAAAAAACTGTCTGATGCAGATGGCTTTAAAGCGAAACTGGCTTTTTTAGGGATTGAGTCCAGAGTGCAGACCGTGACGATTGATGATAAGGATACTTGGCATCGTGTTCAGGTCGGCCCAATCAACGGCCGCGATCGGGCTGATGAAGTCCAAAAACAGTTACGAAATAATAATATCGATTCTTTGTTGTTGCGGGCGCGTCACGGTTAA
- the argS gene encoding arginine--tRNA ligase, protein MKAQLIELIQQAVASLQAEMLLPEESTKKVQVERSKDSAHGDFASNVAMVLAKQAKMNPRQLAEKIMAALPSSAILAKTEIAGPGFINLFLTDTARYQIVKDILKETENFGQSQIGAGKRVQVEFVSANPTGPLHVGHGRGAAYGSVVASLLAAAGFEVHREYYVNDAGRQMDILATSVWLRYLALLGEAFVFPSNGYRGDYIVDIAKTLQQQQGESLKQAAQVVFADVPDDEPVGGDKEAHIDGLVNQAKRLLGEQYRIVFDCGLEAILADIRDDLAAFGATYDTWFSERSLVEDGLVEETINTLKAKGLLYQQEGAWWFKSTDFGDEKDRVVIRDNGQATYFASDMAYHLHKYQRGFDRIIDIWGADHHGYIARVKAAVEALGQDVSALNVLLVQFAVLYRGEEKVGMSTRSGEFVTLRELREEVGNDAARFFYVMRSADQHMDFDLELAKSQSNDNPVYYLQYAHARVCSVFRQLAEKQLAWDQTAGCDALDLLTTENEQTLLTMLSRYPEMLELAAINHTPHVLAHYLLDLARDFHTYYNAHQFINDDYALTQARLSLVAAVRQVIANGLGLFGVSAPQSM, encoded by the coding sequence TTGAAAGCCCAACTCATCGAATTAATCCAGCAAGCCGTCGCGTCATTACAAGCAGAAATGTTACTGCCTGAAGAGAGCACAAAGAAAGTTCAGGTAGAACGCAGTAAAGATAGCGCGCACGGCGACTTTGCCAGTAATGTTGCTATGGTTTTGGCTAAACAGGCCAAAATGAACCCCAGGCAATTAGCCGAAAAAATCATGGCCGCCTTACCGTCCTCAGCCATTTTGGCGAAAACGGAAATAGCCGGTCCCGGTTTTATCAATTTGTTTTTGACCGACACCGCCCGCTACCAGATCGTCAAAGATATTCTCAAAGAAACGGAAAATTTTGGACAAAGTCAGATTGGTGCTGGAAAGCGGGTACAGGTCGAGTTTGTTTCAGCTAATCCAACCGGGCCATTGCATGTTGGTCATGGCCGTGGCGCCGCTTACGGTAGTGTTGTCGCCAGTTTGTTAGCAGCCGCTGGATTTGAGGTGCACCGCGAATATTATGTCAATGATGCCGGTCGACAGATGGATATTCTGGCTACCAGTGTTTGGTTACGTTATCTCGCTTTGCTTGGCGAAGCGTTTGTGTTCCCGAGTAATGGTTATCGCGGCGATTATATCGTAGATATTGCAAAAACCTTGCAACAGCAGCAGGGTGAGTCATTGAAACAGGCTGCACAGGTGGTTTTTGCTGATGTGCCGGATGATGAACCGGTGGGGGGAGATAAAGAAGCCCATATAGACGGACTTGTTAATCAAGCAAAACGGTTGCTGGGCGAGCAATATCGCATCGTATTTGACTGTGGCTTAGAGGCGATTCTTGCTGACATTCGTGATGACTTGGCGGCGTTTGGCGCGACTTACGATACGTGGTTTTCAGAGCGATCACTGGTGGAGGATGGATTGGTCGAAGAGACCATCAATACCTTGAAAGCAAAAGGCTTACTTTATCAACAAGAGGGCGCCTGGTGGTTCAAATCAACGGATTTCGGTGATGAAAAAGATCGAGTCGTCATCCGGGATAATGGTCAGGCGACCTATTTTGCTTCGGATATGGCCTATCATCTCCATAAGTATCAACGTGGTTTTGATCGCATTATTGATATCTGGGGTGCCGATCATCATGGCTATATTGCTCGGGTGAAAGCAGCTGTTGAAGCGCTGGGTCAAGACGTGTCAGCTTTAAACGTCTTGTTGGTTCAGTTCGCCGTGCTTTACCGCGGCGAAGAGAAAGTCGGCATGTCGACACGAAGTGGTGAGTTTGTCACGTTGCGAGAATTACGCGAAGAGGTGGGTAATGATGCTGCTCGTTTCTTTTACGTGATGCGCAGTGCTGATCAACATATGGATTTTGATCTGGAACTGGCAAAGTCACAAAGTAATGATAATCCGGTTTATTACCTACAATACGCACATGCCCGGGTGTGCAGTGTTTTCCGTCAACTCGCGGAAAAACAATTGGCTTGGGATCAAACGGCAGGGTGTGATGCTCTCGATTTATTAACCACGGAAAATGAACAGACACTGTTGACCATGTTGTCTCGTTATCCGGAAATGCTGGAACTGGCAGCTATCAATCACACACCACATGTTCTGGCGCATTATCTCTTAGATCTTGCCAGAGATTTTCATACTTATTACAACGCGCATCAATTCATTAATGATGATTATGCGTTGACGCAAGCCAGATTATCTTTGGTGGCTGCAGTGCGACAGGTTATTGCGAATGGGTTAGGATTGTTTGGGGTATCTGCCCCACAAAGTATGTGA
- a CDS encoding primosomal protein N': MSCILEVAVNSPLRQCFDYEAPGNVQTWQPGCRVVVPFGKKQRIGIVVHVKSDQEKTRPLKKILDRCDKQPIFDSQLFQLILWISQYYHHPIGECFFAALPKKVRLGDTILATQETIWKLTKSIDEISDIKGIKQKQALTLLQRNPGGLSERELRHQLGSIQPSLKRMAEKKWITSTTSALMPFSSAPSTELNTLNQQQQAVYSAITEKEPSFQPWLIDGITGSGKTEIYLHLAASQLAKGHQVLILIPEIGLSSQLVDRFTTCLAGHIVVSHSGMTDRQRHQSWCLAKSGQADVIIGTRSAAFMPLHKPGLIIIDEEHDGAYKQQDGLRYHARNILLVRARDLDIPIVMGSATPSLESLYQVKQNKYRHLKLNKRAGQAILPEVILADSNMPTASPLTPTLVNALKETLSQKQQALIFINRRGYAPVLMCHNCQWQAYCPDCDAKMVVHQQRQQLYCHHCGRIQRLPKTCPACESDELKTYGTGTEKIESTIQELFPQTTVIRVDRDTTRGSQAFQQKLEPIRTGQSAVLVGTQMLAKGHDFHQITLVGIVDADQGLFSADFRAMEYLCQSVVQVMGRAGRGQKAGKVIIQTSQPGHPVWSDLLRLPYAELAQSLLQERIEMALPPSCFWSIFRAESVQSELALQLLGWAAEAKYAEDVQVMGPVPAIMEKRAGRYRAQLIFSSHSRKVLHQAIEHAILRISEHTLSRKVRWSVDVDPIDLL, encoded by the coding sequence ATGAGCTGCATTCTGGAAGTTGCCGTAAATTCACCATTGAGACAATGTTTCGATTATGAAGCCCCGGGAAATGTGCAAACTTGGCAACCCGGGTGTCGGGTGGTTGTGCCATTTGGCAAAAAACAACGTATTGGTATTGTCGTTCATGTCAAATCAGACCAGGAAAAGACGCGGCCACTGAAAAAAATACTGGATCGTTGTGACAAACAGCCCATTTTTGATAGCCAGCTGTTTCAACTGATTCTCTGGATCAGTCAGTACTATCATCATCCTATTGGCGAATGTTTTTTTGCCGCCTTACCGAAAAAAGTGCGTCTTGGCGACACTATTTTGGCAACGCAGGAAACGATTTGGAAATTGACCAAATCTATAGATGAAATTAGTGATATAAAAGGTATTAAACAAAAGCAAGCACTTACTCTATTACAGCGTAACCCAGGCGGGTTAAGTGAGAGAGAACTAAGACACCAATTGGGAAGTATCCAGCCGAGCCTGAAGCGAATGGCTGAGAAAAAGTGGATCACTTCGACCACTTCAGCTCTGATGCCTTTCAGCTCAGCACCCAGCACCGAACTCAATACACTGAATCAGCAACAACAGGCCGTGTATTCCGCCATTACAGAAAAAGAACCATCATTTCAGCCGTGGTTAATTGATGGCATTACGGGTAGTGGCAAAACAGAAATTTATCTTCACCTCGCCGCATCACAATTAGCAAAAGGGCATCAGGTATTAATTCTGATTCCAGAAATCGGGCTGAGTAGTCAACTGGTCGACCGGTTTACAACCTGTTTGGCTGGACATATTGTTGTCAGTCATTCCGGGATGACTGATCGGCAGCGTCATCAAAGCTGGTGTCTGGCAAAATCAGGTCAGGCAGATGTCATTATCGGCACGCGATCTGCGGCTTTTATGCCGCTACATAAGCCGGGATTAATTATTATTGATGAAGAACATGATGGCGCTTACAAACAACAAGATGGTTTGCGTTATCACGCTAGAAATATTCTGTTAGTCAGGGCAAGAGATCTGGATATCCCTATCGTGATGGGCAGTGCCACGCCTTCTCTGGAAAGCCTTTATCAAGTTAAACAAAACAAATATCGCCATCTGAAACTGAATAAACGGGCTGGTCAAGCGATCCTACCGGAGGTGATTCTGGCTGATAGCAACATGCCAACTGCTTCACCATTGACTCCAACTTTAGTCAATGCGCTGAAAGAAACCTTATCCCAAAAACAACAGGCGCTTATTTTCATTAATCGTCGTGGTTATGCTCCCGTTTTAATGTGTCATAACTGTCAGTGGCAAGCATACTGTCCTGACTGTGATGCCAAAATGGTCGTACATCAGCAGCGACAACAGCTCTATTGCCACCATTGTGGCCGAATTCAGCGTTTACCCAAAACATGCCCTGCTTGTGAATCCGATGAATTAAAAACCTACGGCACTGGAACAGAAAAAATCGAATCCACGATTCAAGAACTCTTTCCCCAAACGACGGTGATAAGGGTTGATCGGGATACCACACGTGGTAGCCAAGCTTTTCAGCAAAAACTGGAACCGATTCGTACCGGACAGTCCGCAGTGTTAGTCGGGACACAGATGCTGGCCAAAGGTCATGATTTTCATCAAATCACGCTGGTTGGCATCGTTGATGCTGATCAGGGATTATTTAGTGCTGATTTTCGGGCGATGGAATATTTATGTCAGTCGGTTGTTCAGGTCATGGGCCGAGCTGGGCGTGGCCAAAAGGCAGGGAAAGTCATCATCCAAACCAGTCAACCAGGACACCCGGTTTGGTCTGATCTGCTGCGCTTACCTTATGCAGAACTTGCTCAATCCTTGTTGCAAGAACGGATTGAAATGGCGCTTCCACCAAGTTGTTTTTGGAGTATTTTCAGAGCAGAATCGGTGCAATCAGAATTGGCTTTGCAATTACTGGGTTGGGCCGCTGAGGCGAAGTATGCGGAGGATGTTCAAGTGATGGGGCCGGTACCGGCAATCATGGAAAAACGCGCGGGCCGCTATCGTGCGCAGTTAATTTTCAGTAGTCATTCCAGAAAAGTTTTACATCAGGCCATTGAGCACGCCATTTTGCGTATTAGTGAACACACGTTATCGCGAAAGGTACGGTGGTCTGTTGATGTCGATCCAATCGATTTGTTGTAA
- the folA gene encoding type 3 dihydrofolate reductase, whose translation MLSIIVAMDESGLIGRDNDLPWHLSADLQFFRKTTMGKPLIMGRHTHESIGRALPGRRNIVISHQSDYQPATGCELATSVDAALAMCEGGEEIMLMGGASLYAQCLSLADKLYLTRVKATLEGDTWFPAINWENWQRQSQQCHPADERNAYPYCFEVYQRVNSAQQ comes from the coding sequence ATGTTGTCAATTATTGTGGCGATGGATGAGTCCGGTCTGATTGGCCGGGATAATGATTTACCCTGGCACTTGTCAGCGGATTTACAGTTTTTTAGAAAAACCACGATGGGTAAGCCATTGATAATGGGCCGTCATACTCATGAATCTATTGGTCGTGCCCTGCCGGGTCGGCGCAATATCGTGATAAGTCATCAATCAGATTATCAGCCGGCAACGGGCTGTGAATTAGCAACATCCGTTGATGCCGCTTTAGCGATGTGTGAGGGGGGGGAAGAAATCATGCTGATGGGTGGTGCGTCATTGTATGCGCAATGTTTATCGCTAGCCGACAAGCTTTATTTGACGCGAGTAAAAGCGACATTAGAGGGAGATACCTGGTTTCCAGCGATTAACTGGGAAAACTGGCAACGCCAGTCACAACAGTGCCACCCGGCAGATGAACGGAATGCCTATCCGTATTGTTTTGAAGTGTATCAACGGGTTAATTCGGCGCAGCAATAA
- a CDS encoding TIGR02647 family protein, giving the protein MSHPDIDQLEVLLLFGNDSLRQGIKIHHDARPGLITAARKLHQAGLITAEDGGYLTDLGFEAAEHLSHIQGIIAAPN; this is encoded by the coding sequence ATGTCTCATCCTGATATTGATCAACTTGAAGTATTACTGTTATTTGGCAACGACTCACTGCGCCAAGGCATAAAAATTCATCACGATGCACGGCCCGGCCTTATCACCGCCGCGCGTAAACTACACCAAGCCGGTTTAATCACGGCAGAAGATGGCGGTTACCTGACTGATCTCGGTTTTGAAGCAGCAGAGCATTTGAGCCATATTCAGGGGATTATTGCTGCGCCGAATTAA
- a CDS encoding sensor domain-containing protein — MDQQQTYRLTVWIPLIVVSLFLLLSGIQAYTHYHDRQRLLLTAAEINLYETALQMAHNLEYALANNDAEQAQSSISRFILRRDAELAIFVDANGMIRYATQLAWQNTPVSDQLHPSQIKLIQDAANHQKIQQSSVDGILQVVIPISLSEQISFDPKTRFPVILLQKNIHTRLTQTGVQALQQNLWLVALFLLSMLLLIAIIKGIVLKPLFALKQLAEKLRQQQFNLHNPLQGNTEQAQIAQTLVDAGQQLKIALDTAQERENRLNLTLQSIGDGVIVTDADGMITRINPIACQLTGWSETEAIGQPLLSVFDIYNASTLEPVVNPVSRVLATGKIVELANHTVLHARDGQRYHISDSAAPIRADNTPESAILGVILVFQNVSQQYQLRQDLRHSVDFLSTILRVSPSVTYVLDVRPGPVFTLSYVTESVTAMTGKPAEFWLSHPQAWISRIHPEDVPKVQLTLHKVLQSDTPLTNQFRFQHVDGHYIHVQDHLFATPETSDDGHQQIVGVVLDVSHQQKAEQKISFLAHHDVLTKLPNRALLSDRIMQAMSVCERYHQCLALLYLDLDRFKFINDSLGHAVGDQLLIAVADRLKKLMRDQDTVCRTGGDEFIILLPDTDADGAAHVADKLIDKLTAHFDIENNQLFITVSVGISIYPENGRDADTLNKHADTAMYRAKQAGRNQYQFFTQEMHAQIAHKMELEHALRFALSQNQLNLVFQPQIEVKTGRIMGAEALLRWQHPQLGQISPQTFIPIAEETGLINTIGNWTLHQAISQCRQWLDSGHQEVQVAVNLSAVQFNNPTLVSTIETILAEYHLPAQYLELEITESVAMINIELTIKQLESLAALGIRLSLDDFGTGYSSLNYLKKFPIDTLKIDQGFVFDMLEDEDDAAIVDAVITLARSLGLNTLAEGVETQAHADALQIKGCDFMQGYYFSKPIEAAAFTVLLDQSEIN, encoded by the coding sequence ATGGATCAACAACAAACCTATCGACTCACTGTCTGGATACCGCTTATCGTGGTCAGTCTGTTTTTGCTGTTATCTGGCATACAGGCTTATACCCATTATCACGATCGGCAACGCCTATTATTGACCGCTGCCGAGATCAACCTCTATGAAACGGCATTGCAAATGGCGCACAACCTGGAATACGCGCTGGCAAACAATGACGCCGAACAGGCGCAAAGCAGTATTTCCCGGTTTATTCTTCGACGAGACGCGGAGTTGGCGATCTTCGTTGATGCAAACGGCATGATTCGATATGCCACCCAACTTGCCTGGCAAAACACACCCGTTAGCGATCAGCTTCATCCCAGCCAGATTAAGTTAATCCAAGACGCCGCGAATCATCAGAAAATCCAGCAAAGCTCCGTCGATGGCATTCTTCAAGTCGTCATACCCATCAGCTTGAGTGAACAAATCTCGTTCGATCCGAAAACCCGTTTTCCCGTGATTTTGCTACAAAAGAATATTCACACCCGATTGACACAAACGGGCGTTCAGGCATTGCAGCAGAACCTGTGGCTGGTCGCGTTATTTTTACTCAGCATGCTGCTGTTAATCGCGATTATCAAAGGCATCGTGTTAAAACCGCTGTTTGCCTTGAAACAACTGGCTGAAAAACTGCGACAACAACAGTTTAATCTTCACAACCCGTTACAAGGCAATACCGAGCAAGCACAAATTGCCCAAACGCTGGTTGATGCCGGTCAGCAGTTAAAAATTGCGCTGGATACCGCTCAGGAACGAGAAAACCGGTTAAACCTGACCCTGCAATCTATTGGCGATGGCGTCATTGTGACCGATGCTGACGGCATGATAACGCGTATTAACCCCATTGCCTGCCAATTAACGGGCTGGTCAGAAACGGAGGCAATAGGCCAGCCTTTATTATCGGTCTTTGACATTTATAACGCATCAACATTAGAGCCCGTGGTTAACCCGGTTTCTAGGGTATTAGCCACCGGCAAGATTGTGGAATTGGCAAACCATACTGTGCTGCACGCCCGTGATGGTCAGCGTTACCATATCTCAGACAGCGCGGCACCAATCCGTGCAGATAACACACCCGAATCTGCCATTTTGGGGGTCATTCTGGTATTCCAGAATGTCAGCCAACAATATCAATTGCGTCAGGACTTACGCCATTCGGTTGATTTTTTAAGCACTATTCTGCGCGTTTCTCCCAGTGTGACGTATGTTTTGGATGTCCGTCCTGGGCCGGTTTTTACACTGTCTTATGTAACCGAGTCGGTTACCGCGATGACGGGCAAACCTGCTGAGTTCTGGCTGTCGCATCCACAAGCCTGGATAAGCCGTATTCATCCGGAAGATGTACCCAAAGTGCAGCTCACTTTACATAAAGTACTGCAATCAGATACGCCCTTGACCAACCAGTTTCGATTTCAACATGTCGATGGTCACTATATTCACGTTCAGGATCATTTGTTCGCCACGCCGGAAACCAGTGATGATGGTCATCAGCAAATTGTCGGTGTGGTTTTAGATGTCAGCCATCAGCAAAAGGCAGAACAAAAAATCAGTTTTTTGGCGCATCATGATGTTCTTACTAAACTGCCTAACCGCGCTTTGCTCAGTGATCGAATTATGCAGGCAATGTCGGTTTGCGAGCGCTACCATCAGTGCCTGGCCTTATTATATCTCGACTTGGATCGCTTTAAATTCATTAATGACAGTCTGGGCCATGCGGTAGGTGACCAACTGCTTATTGCTGTTGCTGATCGCCTGAAAAAGTTAATGCGCGATCAGGATACTGTCTGTCGAACTGGCGGAGACGAGTTTATTATTTTGTTACCCGATACCGATGCTGATGGCGCTGCTCACGTTGCAGATAAATTGATTGATAAACTGACAGCGCATTTTGATATTGAAAACAACCAGTTATTTATTACTGTTTCTGTTGGTATCAGTATATACCCGGAAAATGGTCGTGATGCTGACACGCTGAATAAACATGCCGATACAGCCATGTATCGCGCCAAGCAGGCGGGTCGCAATCAATATCAGTTTTTCACACAGGAAATGCATGCCCAGATTGCGCACAAAATGGAACTCGAACATGCCTTACGGTTTGCATTAAGCCAAAACCAGCTTAATTTGGTGTTCCAACCGCAAATTGAGGTTAAAACAGGCCGTATCATGGGCGCTGAAGCACTGCTTCGCTGGCAGCACCCGCAATTAGGTCAAATTTCGCCACAAACCTTTATTCCTATTGCTGAAGAAACCGGACTCATCAACACGATTGGTAACTGGACACTGCATCAGGCCATCAGCCAATGTCGTCAATGGCTGGATAGTGGCCATCAAGAGGTGCAAGTTGCTGTTAACTTATCGGCAGTCCAATTTAACAATCCAACCCTGGTTAGCACCATAGAGACCATATTGGCTGAATATCACTTACCAGCCCAGTATCTCGAATTAGAAATAACCGAGTCGGTAGCCATGATCAATATCGAGTTAACCATCAAACAACTGGAATCTCTGGCAGCCCTGGGGATACGATTATCATTAGATGACTTTGGAACGGGTTATTCGTCGCTTAACTACCTGAAGAAATTTCCTATTGATACCTTGAAAATCGATCAAGGTTTTGTGTTTGATATGTTGGAGGATGAGGATGATGCGGCGATTGTTGATGCGGTTATCACTCTGGCCAGATCACTTGGCTTAAACACCTTGGCAGAGGGCGTTGAAACCCAAGCTCATGCCGATGCCCTGCAAATAAAAGGCTGCGACTTTATGCAAGGTTATTATTTTAGTAAGCCAATTGAAGCAGCGGCCTTTACCGTATTATTAGACCAATCTGAAATTAACTGA
- a CDS encoding ABC transporter substrate-binding protein, which yields MRFLFPAFQRLISRLCLLAFLLILSGCHDEPSSPLRVGSIPWAGYEPLFLAKSLGFYPADQVVLKELNASTETLRAIKQGQLDVAALTLDEALRLAEQLPDLRILLVMDISHGADKVISHPDIATLSQLKGKRIAVEESTVGAYMLFQTLAQAGLELNDIIPVAATINQHLSLMRSGQADAVITFDPVAFKLQKAGYQVLLDSRQIKNRILDVLVTTQQQLEQKPDQIASLLEGYWQAHAKLKAAPEEAYILIAPRLKIEPNELGRLYADLILPDQVENQRLMNQQLSKIINNMGQFMMDEGLLKALPDTDALLAQQP from the coding sequence ATGCGGTTTTTATTTCCTGCTTTCCAGCGGTTAATATCGCGGCTTTGTTTGCTTGCTTTTTTATTGATTCTGTCTGGCTGTCACGATGAACCGTCATCACCACTTCGGGTTGGCAGTATTCCGTGGGCAGGATACGAACCCCTGTTTCTGGCCAAATCGCTAGGATTTTACCCTGCCGATCAAGTCGTGCTAAAAGAACTGAATGCATCCACAGAAACCTTACGCGCCATCAAACAAGGACAATTGGATGTTGCGGCCTTGACACTCGATGAAGCGTTACGACTTGCCGAGCAACTTCCCGACCTCCGTATTTTGCTGGTTATGGATATTTCTCATGGTGCTGACAAAGTCATCAGTCATCCCGACATTGCAACCTTAAGCCAATTAAAAGGAAAACGCATCGCTGTTGAAGAGAGTACCGTCGGTGCCTACATGTTATTTCAAACCTTGGCGCAAGCCGGCTTGGAACTCAACGATATCATCCCAGTTGCAGCGACCATCAACCAACATCTCAGCCTTATGCGTTCCGGTCAGGCTGACGCGGTCATCACCTTTGATCCGGTCGCTTTTAAATTGCAAAAAGCCGGTTATCAAGTATTACTCGACAGTCGTCAAATTAAAAACCGCATTCTGGATGTATTAGTGACCACGCAACAGCAACTGGAACAAAAACCAGACCAAATTGCCAGTCTGCTAGAGGGATATTGGCAGGCTCATGCGAAACTCAAGGCGGCACCTGAAGAAGCGTACATCTTAATTGCCCCTAGACTGAAAATTGAACCTAATGAGCTTGGCCGACTCTACGCAGATTTAATTTTGCCTGATCAAGTCGAAAATCAGCGTCTGATGAATCAGCAACTCAGCAAGATTATCAATAATATGGGTCAATTTATGATGGATGAGGGATTGCTGAAAGCGCTGCCTGATACCGACGCATTACTGGCACAACAGCCCTGA
- a CDS encoding pentapeptide repeat-containing protein yields the protein MASPVISHDPLYRLLRDGQVDTFNQRVAAGEVADLTGCDFRHMNLQGLVVDKLDLSDAYFRQADLRGIDFRRCRSLEGASIHGAKISGAYFPKALSAEEIELSLTHGTRMRYDETGV from the coding sequence ATGGCAAGTCCGGTAATTTCTCATGATCCGTTGTATCGATTATTGCGAGATGGGCAAGTCGACACCTTTAATCAGCGTGTTGCGGCAGGTGAGGTTGCAGACCTGACAGGTTGTGACTTCCGCCATATGAATCTGCAAGGACTGGTTGTCGATAAGCTGGATTTATCTGATGCCTATTTTCGTCAAGCAGATTTGCGCGGAATCGACTTCAGGCGATGCCGAAGTCTCGAAGGCGCCAGCATCCATGGGGCAAAAATTTCCGGTGCTTATTTTCCGAAAGCCTTGTCTGCAGAAGAAATTGAATTGTCATTAACGCATGGTACGCGGATGCGTTACGACGAAACTGGTGTCTGA